The genomic DNA TCAGGTCATCGCCGGCATCGGCTATGGACGTAATTTCAGATTCTTCCGGCACCTCATAAAACCGAACTTTTTGATAATTCCCCGAACTCATCCAGAGCAGGGAATTGTCTTCAGCTATCCAGAGGCCGCCATTACTGCCAACAGCCCCGGCGGTGAGTTTTCCCGAGAACCGGACGGTTTGAGTGGTTTGGCTCTCGATATCCACAGCGACAACCGTACTGTCTTGCCGCAGCATAAAAATTTTTGACGACCCCGCCGTTTTAAAAATATCCAAGACCTGATCCAGCTCGCTGACAATGAGGGACGGTTCACTTCCTGGCTGATACCAATACAGGGCGCCTTCATACCGATCATAAATGAGTACCAGATTCCTGAATCCCGGTGCTATAATAAGTTCCGGGGCGATGAAGATACTAATCGACTCATTAAGGTGAAAACCATCATGAGACAGGTGAAGCATCGATTGCGCTCCATCTGATAACGCCCAGTACCGGGTCGGTCCGGGAATAATGGTATCCGGCGTCGCCAAAAACGTTTCATCCTCATTCCCATTCGCCGAGACACTGTAAACATATGGTGTAAGATTTGTGACATCCGTATCTGTAAACCGAGAAACCGAGTCGGCCACTGAGGCAAATTTGCTGAGCGTATTTCCTTGTAATGCCCGATAAATGTTATATCCAGTGAGATCCGGGCTGTCCACAG from Candidatus Neomarinimicrobiota bacterium includes the following:
- a CDS encoding fibronectin type III domain-containing protein yields the protein MKQLHKYRTRTLLLIILVVVITGCYDRERINPFDPNSDTQAEPFNLRVESSGNRVTLAWSPVDSPDLTGYNIYRALQGNTLSKFASVADSVSRFTDTDVTNLTPYVYSVSANGNEDETFLATPDTIIPGPTRYWALSDGAQSMLHLSHDGFHLNESISIFIAPELIIAPGFRNLVLIYDRYEGALYWYQPGSEPSLIVSELDQVLDIFKTAGSSKIFMLRQDSTVVAVDIESQTTQTVRFSGKLTAGAVGSNGGLWIAEDNSLLWMSSGNYQKVRFYEVPEESEITSIADAGDDLMFLALREAGKVVILQNGNKEGEITEVDNPVQIEYSDLDNSLWIRSYNSSLGIYRIYRYQGEESTRMFTGAGSLYDIAVNPVDGTCLTADYDNERFYRIQPDGAVQSHGSFGGKVHELVVQRLPSD